The genomic segment CTCAGGCATCGAGATCCCGCTGCGCTCGCCTGATCAGGAGGACTGTCTCCCTCACGGCGGCCGCGATCCCGAAGCCCACTCCGATTCCCTGGAAAACCCAGTCTGTCCCCGCCCTGCGATCGACCCATCGCCCCAGCCACCAGCCGATCAAAGGCGCGACCGCAATCATGATCGGTATGGTCGTCAGCAGCGCGATGGCGCGGTATGGACTGCGCGGTTCCTTCCGGCGGTTTCCCTCTCGGCTTTCCCGCACCTTCCTCTACCTGCGTCTCTCGATGGCCTGGTGGGCCGACCCCCTGGGATGGAGGCACGCGGGCCGCGCCACGGACCGATTAGCGTGCCCGCAGCTAGAAGCAATGTCAACACTCAAGTTCAGAAAAGCGCAAGGACCAGGTCTCGCCGGCCGTCCGCTCGAGGTCGCTCGCGGAGGCCGGCTCGCTTTCACGGTCCGGTCGCCTCGGCGGC from the Candidatus Eisenbacteria bacterium genome contains:
- a CDS encoding AtpZ/AtpI family protein, translated to MRESREGNRRKEPRSPYRAIALLTTIPIMIAVAPLIGWWLGRWVDRRAGTDWVFQGIGVGFGIAAAVRETVLLIRRAQRDLDA